The following are encoded in a window of Arthrobacter sp. NicSoilB4 genomic DNA:
- a CDS encoding urocanate hydratase, with amino-acid sequence MAPADFTTGARPVKAARGTELTAKSWQTEAPLRMLMNNLDPEVAERPDDLVVYGGTGRAVRSWAAFDAITRTLETMEKDETLLVQSGKPVGVFRTNEWAPRVLLANSNLVGDWANWPEFRRLEAEGLMMYGQMTAGSWIYIGTQGILQGTFETFAAIARKLTGDENGTLAGTLTLTGGCGGMGGAQPLAVTLNEGACLIVDVDESHLRRRAGKRYLDEVETDLDTAIAKVLAAKKERRGLSVGYVGNAATVFPEILRRHNAGELTVDIVTDQTSAHDPLSYLPEGITVEEWHREAAADPEGFTKKAQASMAKHVQAMVEFQDAGAEVFDYGNSIRDEARKGGYNRAFEFPGFVPAYIRPLFCEGLGPFRWVALSGDPEDIAVTDAAIKELFPDNKHLHRWIDAAQERVEFEGLPARICWLGYGDRAKAGLLFNQLVKEGKVKAPIVIGRDHLDSGSVASPYRETEAMADGSDAVADWPLLNALLNTASGATWVSIHHGGGVGIGRSIHAGQVSVADGTDLAAQKLERLLTNDPGMGVIRHVDAGYDRAVEVANERGVRIPMLPTDSL; translated from the coding sequence ATGGCACCCGCCGATTTCACCACCGGTGCCCGCCCGGTCAAAGCAGCCCGCGGCACCGAGCTCACCGCCAAGAGCTGGCAGACCGAAGCCCCGCTGCGCATGCTCATGAACAACCTGGACCCCGAGGTGGCCGAGCGCCCCGATGACCTGGTGGTCTATGGCGGCACCGGCCGCGCCGTCCGGTCCTGGGCCGCGTTCGACGCCATCACCCGCACCCTGGAAACCATGGAAAAGGACGAGACCCTCCTGGTCCAGTCCGGCAAGCCCGTCGGTGTCTTCCGCACCAACGAATGGGCGCCGCGCGTGCTCCTGGCCAACTCCAACCTCGTCGGCGACTGGGCCAACTGGCCGGAGTTCCGCCGGCTCGAGGCCGAGGGCCTGATGATGTACGGCCAGATGACCGCCGGGTCCTGGATCTACATCGGCACCCAGGGCATCCTGCAGGGCACCTTCGAGACCTTCGCCGCGATCGCCCGCAAGCTCACCGGCGACGAGAACGGCACGCTCGCCGGCACCCTGACCCTCACCGGCGGCTGCGGCGGCATGGGCGGCGCCCAGCCGCTCGCCGTCACCCTGAACGAGGGCGCCTGCCTGATTGTCGACGTCGACGAGAGCCACCTGCGCCGCCGCGCCGGCAAGCGCTACCTCGACGAGGTGGAAACCGATCTCGACACCGCCATCGCCAAGGTGCTGGCGGCCAAGAAGGAACGCCGCGGCTTGTCCGTCGGCTACGTCGGCAACGCAGCCACCGTCTTCCCCGAGATCCTGCGCCGCCACAACGCCGGCGAGCTCACCGTGGACATCGTCACGGACCAGACCTCCGCCCACGACCCGCTAAGCTACCTGCCCGAGGGCATCACGGTCGAGGAATGGCACCGCGAGGCCGCCGCCGATCCCGAGGGCTTCACCAAGAAGGCCCAGGCATCGATGGCCAAGCACGTCCAGGCCATGGTCGAGTTCCAGGACGCCGGCGCCGAGGTGTTCGACTACGGCAACTCCATCCGCGACGAGGCCCGCAAGGGCGGCTACAACCGCGCGTTCGAGTTCCCCGGCTTCGTCCCGGCCTACATCCGGCCCCTCTTCTGCGAGGGCCTCGGCCCGTTCCGCTGGGTGGCGCTCTCCGGCGACCCGGAGGACATCGCGGTCACGGATGCGGCGATCAAGGAGCTCTTCCCGGACAACAAGCACCTGCACCGCTGGATCGACGCCGCGCAGGAGCGCGTCGAGTTCGAAGGCCTGCCGGCCCGCATCTGCTGGCTGGGCTACGGCGACCGCGCCAAGGCCGGCCTGCTGTTCAACCAGCTGGTCAAGGAGGGCAAGGTCAAGGCCCCCATCGTGATCGGCCGCGACCACCTCGACTCCGGATCCGTCGCCTCCCCGTACCGCGAGACCGAGGCCATGGCCGACGGCTCCGACGCGGTCGCCGACTGGCCGCTGCTCAACGCCCTGCTCAACACCGCCTCCGGCGCCACCTGGGTCTCCATCCACCACGGCGGCGGCGTCGGGATCGGCCGTTCCATCCACGCGGGCCAGGTCTCCGTCGCCGACGGCACCGACCTCGCCGCGCAGAAGCTCGAACGCCTCCTCACCAACGACCCCGGCATGGGCGTCATCCGCCACGTCGACGCCGGCTACGACCGCGCCGTCGAGGTCGCCAACGAACGCGGCGTCCGCATCCCCATGCTCCCCACGGACTCCCTCTAA
- the hutH gene encoding histidine ammonia-lyase, translating to MTLTTHSPLTVTLGSSGVTPEDVVAVARHDAHVTIAQDALDAVARVRAHIDDLAHSETPAYGISTGFGALANRHIPNELRTQLQKSLIRSHAAGMGPAVEREVVRGIMFLRAKTLASGRTGVRPVVLQTMVDVLNAGITPVVREFGSLGCSGDLAPLSHCALVLMGEGEATGPDGELYGAKGGRTVAELLAAHGIEPVTLAEKEGLALVNGTEGMLGMLLMAIADIRQLLTTADITAALSVEALLGTDQVFLPELHAALRPHPGQAASADNMLRVLSNSPIVASHRINDTKVQDAYSLRCAPQVAGAVRDTVDHAALVASRELAAAIDNPVVLPDGRVSSNGNFHGAPVAYVLDFLAIAVADLSSISERRSDRMLDPARSHGLPAFLASDPGVDSGLMIAQYTQAGLVSDNKRLAVPASVDSIPSSAMQEDHVSMGWHAARKLRRAVENLRRVLAIELVTSARALDIRTQLSDGELTPGPAGTAVIAALRDVVEGPGTDRFLSPELEAADALVASGKVRAAAESAVGNLA from the coding sequence ATGACTCTCACCACCCACTCACCGCTCACCGTCACCCTCGGCTCCAGCGGCGTCACCCCCGAGGACGTCGTCGCCGTCGCCCGCCACGACGCCCACGTGACCATCGCCCAGGACGCCCTCGACGCCGTCGCCAGGGTCCGCGCGCACATCGACGATCTCGCCCACTCCGAGACGCCCGCCTACGGAATCTCCACCGGCTTCGGGGCCCTGGCCAACCGGCACATCCCCAACGAGCTGCGCACCCAGCTGCAGAAGTCCCTGATCCGCAGCCACGCCGCCGGCATGGGCCCGGCCGTGGAACGCGAAGTGGTCCGCGGCATCATGTTCCTGCGCGCCAAGACCCTGGCCTCCGGCCGCACCGGCGTCCGGCCCGTTGTGCTGCAGACCATGGTGGACGTGCTCAACGCCGGCATCACCCCGGTGGTCCGCGAATTCGGCTCGCTCGGCTGCTCGGGCGACCTCGCGCCGCTCTCGCACTGCGCCCTAGTCCTGATGGGCGAAGGCGAAGCCACCGGCCCGGACGGGGAACTGTATGGCGCCAAGGGCGGCCGCACCGTCGCCGAACTCCTCGCCGCGCACGGGATCGAACCCGTCACGCTGGCCGAAAAGGAGGGCCTGGCCCTCGTCAACGGCACCGAGGGCATGCTCGGCATGCTGCTGATGGCCATCGCGGACATCCGCCAGCTGCTCACGACGGCGGACATCACCGCCGCGCTCAGCGTCGAGGCGCTGCTGGGCACCGACCAGGTGTTCCTGCCCGAGCTGCACGCAGCGCTGCGCCCGCATCCGGGCCAGGCTGCCTCCGCGGACAACATGCTCCGCGTGCTGTCCAACTCGCCGATCGTGGCCTCGCACCGGATCAACGACACCAAGGTCCAGGACGCCTACTCGCTGCGCTGCGCACCCCAGGTGGCCGGCGCCGTCCGCGACACCGTGGACCACGCCGCCCTGGTCGCCTCCCGCGAACTGGCTGCCGCGATCGACAACCCGGTGGTCCTGCCCGACGGCAGGGTCAGCTCCAACGGCAACTTCCATGGCGCCCCGGTGGCCTACGTGCTGGACTTCCTGGCCATCGCCGTAGCGGACCTGAGCTCCATCTCCGAGCGCCGGAGCGACCGGATGCTGGACCCGGCCCGCTCGCACGGGCTGCCGGCCTTCCTGGCCTCGGACCCCGGCGTCGACTCGGGCCTCATGATCGCCCAGTACACCCAGGCCGGGCTGGTCTCGGACAACAAGCGGCTGGCCGTCCCGGCGTCGGTTGACTCGATCCCGAGTTCCGCGATGCAGGAGGACCACGTCTCCATGGGCTGGCACGCGGCCCGCAAGCTCCGCCGCGCGGTGGAGAACCTGCGCCGGGTCCTGGCCATCGAACTGGTGACCTCGGCCCGGGCCCTGGACATCCGCACCCAGCTGTCCGACGGCGAACTCACCCCAGGCCCGGCGGGCACGGCCGTGATCGCCGCCCTGCGCGACGTCGTCGAGGGTCCCGGCACGGACAGGTTCCTGTCTCCGGAGCTGGAAGCCGCGGATGCCCTGGTGGCGTCGGGCAAGGTCCGCGCGGCCGCCGAATCCGCCGTCGGAAATCTCGCCTGA
- a CDS encoding cation:proton antiporter yields the protein MFEAPSIIFAAAGLAVFAAALLPKLLRNAPLSMPMVFLAAGILAFTLIPELPDPDPLQYGEFTTHLTEICVIISLMGAGLALDRPVGRREWSTTWRMLGAAMPICIVALTLLGLGVLGLGLGAALLAAAALAPTDPVLASEVQVGEPADDEDQTERGEDEIRFGLTSEAGLNDGLAFPFVYLAIAISLVGPSPSEWFVSWFATDVLWRIGMGILLGWLAGKALSRLFFSASDSIRLSGHSEGFVALAATFLAYGVTEMLEGYGFIAVFVCAVTIRAAERTHGFHRVMHSYVEQLERLMTVVILVLLGGAIARGLLAGIGWAEILVALAFLLVVRPLAGWIGLARGKTGPRERIAIAFFGIRGIGSLYYLAYALSKGDFAAQGEQLWAFIGLVVAMSIVLHGATTAPVMNRLDRLREKKAARKYGDEGKAPKTSI from the coding sequence TTGTTTGAGGCTCCCAGCATCATTTTTGCGGCGGCAGGCCTGGCCGTCTTCGCCGCAGCCCTTCTGCCCAAGCTGCTGCGCAATGCGCCGCTGTCCATGCCGATGGTCTTCCTGGCCGCCGGCATACTGGCCTTCACGCTCATCCCGGAGTTGCCGGACCCCGACCCCCTGCAGTACGGGGAGTTCACCACCCACCTGACCGAAATCTGCGTCATCATCTCGTTGATGGGCGCGGGCCTCGCGCTCGACCGGCCAGTGGGAAGGCGGGAATGGTCGACCACCTGGCGGATGCTGGGCGCGGCCATGCCGATCTGCATCGTGGCCCTCACCCTGCTGGGCCTGGGGGTGCTGGGGCTGGGGCTCGGAGCCGCGCTGCTGGCCGCGGCGGCGCTCGCGCCAACCGACCCCGTGCTGGCGTCGGAAGTCCAGGTGGGGGAGCCGGCAGATGACGAGGACCAAACCGAGCGCGGTGAGGACGAGATCCGCTTCGGACTCACCTCCGAGGCCGGACTGAATGACGGGCTGGCTTTCCCGTTCGTGTACCTGGCCATCGCCATCAGCCTGGTGGGCCCCTCGCCGTCGGAGTGGTTCGTGTCCTGGTTCGCCACCGATGTCCTGTGGCGGATCGGCATGGGCATCCTCCTCGGCTGGCTGGCCGGGAAGGCCCTGAGTCGGTTGTTCTTCTCCGCCAGTGACAGCATCCGGCTGTCCGGCCACTCCGAGGGCTTTGTGGCGCTGGCCGCGACCTTCCTGGCGTACGGGGTGACCGAGATGCTGGAGGGCTACGGGTTCATCGCCGTCTTTGTTTGTGCCGTCACCATCCGGGCCGCCGAACGGACGCACGGGTTCCACCGCGTGATGCACTCCTACGTGGAGCAGCTCGAACGGCTCATGACGGTGGTCATCCTGGTGCTCCTGGGCGGCGCGATCGCGCGGGGCCTGCTGGCCGGAATCGGCTGGGCGGAGATCCTCGTGGCGTTGGCGTTCCTGCTGGTCGTCCGTCCGCTGGCCGGCTGGATTGGCCTGGCACGGGGCAAGACCGGCCCGCGGGAGCGGATCGCCATCGCCTTCTTCGGCATCAGAGGCATCGGCTCGCTGTACTACCTCGCCTACGCGCTCAGCAAGGGCGACTTCGCCGCCCAGGGGGAGCAGCTGTGGGCCTTCATCGGCCTGGTGGTGGCCATGTCCATCGTGCTGCACGGGGCCACCACGGCACCCGTCATGAACCGGCTGGACCGGCTGCGCGAAAAGAAGGCCGCGCGGAAGTACGGCGACGAGGGCAAAGCGCCGAAAACATCGATCTGA
- the hutG gene encoding formimidoylglutamase — protein sequence MVSPAPSVDVPPQPWSGRFDGDGPEHRRWWQSVTPYARRRPQPGRSDSSHRPAVILGFGSDAGVRRNKGRTGAAAAPAAIRAALGPLAFHLDREVHDAGDVTVAGDALEAGQARAGLAITALLDAGQLPVVLGGGHETAFASYLGVAGSAAVREGLRVGVLNLDAHFDLRDEAVPSSGTPFLQMARAEAAAGRELKYAVVGISEPNNTRALFRTAEELGVDYLLDEDCSAEAARVFVAAFLAQVDALYLTIDLDVLPASVAPGVSAPAAYGVPLPVISAVCRQVAKSGKLLHLDVAELNPEFDVDGRTAKVAARLVNTLLG from the coding sequence ATGGTTTCTCCCGCTCCCTCCGTCGACGTCCCGCCGCAGCCCTGGTCCGGACGGTTCGACGGCGACGGCCCCGAACACCGCCGCTGGTGGCAGTCCGTCACCCCGTACGCGCGGCGCCGCCCCCAGCCCGGGCGTTCCGACTCCTCCCACCGCCCCGCTGTGATTCTCGGCTTCGGCAGCGACGCCGGGGTGCGCCGCAACAAGGGCCGCACCGGTGCCGCCGCAGCCCCCGCGGCGATCCGCGCCGCGCTCGGCCCGCTCGCGTTCCACCTGGACCGGGAGGTGCACGACGCCGGCGACGTCACCGTGGCCGGGGATGCCCTGGAGGCAGGGCAGGCGCGGGCCGGGCTCGCCATCACCGCCCTGCTCGACGCCGGCCAGCTTCCCGTGGTGCTGGGCGGCGGGCATGAGACGGCGTTCGCGAGCTACCTGGGCGTGGCCGGTTCCGCGGCGGTCCGCGAGGGACTGCGCGTGGGTGTGCTGAACCTGGACGCCCACTTCGACCTCCGCGACGAGGCAGTGCCGAGTTCCGGCACCCCGTTCCTGCAGATGGCCCGCGCGGAAGCCGCCGCGGGCCGCGAACTGAAGTACGCCGTCGTCGGGATCTCCGAGCCGAACAACACCCGGGCGCTCTTCCGGACCGCCGAGGAACTCGGTGTGGACTACCTGCTGGACGAGGACTGCTCAGCGGAGGCCGCACGGGTGTTCGTGGCGGCGTTCCTGGCGCAGGTGGACGCCCTGTACCTGACGATCGACCTGGACGTGCTGCCGGCCTCGGTCGCCCCGGGCGTGAGCGCCCCCGCCGCCTACGGTGTGCCGCTGCCCGTGATCAGCGCCGTGTGCCGACAGGTGGCCAAGAGCGGGAAGCTCCTGCACCTTGACGTGGCCGAGCTGAATCCGGAATTCGACGTCGACGGCCGGACCGCCAAGGTGGCCGCGCGGCTGGTCAATACGCTGCTGGGGTAG
- a CDS encoding NCS2 family permease, with protein sequence MLKQGSALDRYFKISERGSNFSREIRGGFATFFAMSYIVVLNPLILSVPDSTGATLGFPAVAAVTAFVAGILTILMGAWAKHPFALATGLGVNAFVAVTVATNPGLTWPDMMGLVMLSGITMLILVLTGFRTAVFKAVPEGLKTAIVVGIGLFIALIGLVNAGFVRRIPDVAGTTVPVGLGFDGKLLGWPTLVFVFGLVLTIALVVRKVKGAILIGIVASTILSVILEFTLHIGPSFDGKTHNPQGWSLVAPKFSEWAAPDLSLIGKANPFGAFEHLGFVAATLLAFVILLSIFFDAMGTMVGLATEAGSIDKDGNIPNVDRVLQVDALGAIVGGGASVSSNQIYVESGAGIGEGARTGLASVVTGLLFLVAMFFTPLINLVPFEAVAPALVVVGFMMVSQVGKIDWQDLGIAIPAFLTFTLMPFTYSIANGLGAGFIMFVLIRTFQGRAREVHPLMWAVAAAFLLFFAIGPIEAALGLH encoded by the coding sequence ATGCTCAAGCAAGGCTCCGCACTCGACCGGTATTTCAAGATATCCGAACGCGGGTCGAACTTCTCCCGGGAAATCCGGGGAGGCTTCGCCACGTTCTTCGCCATGAGCTACATCGTGGTGCTGAACCCGCTGATCCTCTCGGTGCCCGATTCAACCGGCGCCACCCTCGGCTTCCCGGCCGTCGCCGCCGTCACCGCGTTCGTTGCCGGCATCCTGACGATCCTGATGGGCGCGTGGGCCAAGCACCCCTTCGCGCTGGCAACGGGCCTCGGCGTCAACGCCTTCGTCGCCGTTACGGTGGCCACCAACCCCGGCCTGACCTGGCCGGACATGATGGGCCTCGTGATGCTCTCCGGCATCACCATGCTGATCCTGGTCCTCACCGGATTCCGGACCGCAGTGTTCAAAGCGGTCCCGGAGGGCCTGAAGACCGCGATCGTCGTGGGCATCGGCCTGTTCATCGCCCTGATCGGCCTCGTCAACGCCGGCTTTGTCCGCCGCATCCCCGATGTCGCCGGGACCACCGTCCCGGTCGGCCTGGGCTTCGACGGCAAGCTGCTCGGCTGGCCCACACTGGTCTTCGTCTTCGGTCTGGTCCTCACCATCGCCCTCGTGGTCCGCAAGGTCAAGGGCGCGATCCTGATCGGCATCGTCGCCTCGACCATCCTGTCGGTGATCCTGGAATTCACGCTGCACATCGGCCCCAGCTTCGACGGCAAGACCCACAACCCGCAGGGCTGGTCCCTCGTGGCCCCGAAGTTCTCCGAATGGGCAGCCCCCGACCTGTCGCTGATCGGCAAGGCCAACCCCTTCGGCGCGTTCGAGCACCTCGGTTTTGTCGCTGCGACCCTGCTGGCGTTCGTGATCCTGCTGAGCATCTTCTTCGACGCCATGGGCACCATGGTGGGCCTGGCCACCGAGGCCGGCAGCATCGACAAGGACGGCAACATCCCCAACGTTGACCGCGTGCTGCAGGTGGACGCGCTCGGCGCGATCGTCGGCGGCGGGGCCTCGGTCTCCTCGAACCAGATCTACGTCGAATCCGGCGCCGGCATCGGCGAAGGCGCCCGGACCGGCCTGGCCTCCGTCGTCACCGGCCTGCTGTTCCTCGTGGCCATGTTCTTCACCCCGCTGATCAACCTCGTGCCGTTCGAGGCAGTGGCACCGGCGCTCGTCGTCGTCGGCTTTATGATGGTTTCCCAGGTCGGCAAGATCGACTGGCAGGACCTGGGCATCGCGATCCCGGCCTTCCTGACCTTCACGCTGATGCCGTTCACGTACTCGATCGCCAACGGCCTTGGTGCGGGCTTCATCATGTTCGTCCTGATCCGCACGTTCCAGGGCCGCGCCCGCGAGGTGCACCCGCTGATGTGGGCTGTGGCCGCGGCCTTCCTGCTGTTCTTCGCGATCGGCCCGATCGAGGCCGCGCTGGGGCTGCACTAG
- a CDS encoding copper resistance CopC family protein, whose translation MRLIRQLQGALLGAVILAAALLGAAAPASAHDAAESTSPASGATVAAPPEKVSVTFNKNPLALGSQMLVNDAAGVNWADGAVEIVDNVASQKLKPGAPAGAYTVVWRVVSSDSHPIEGNFAFTATTGAAGSTAAAAVPTMGTAQPGTTPAPSLPADSSEPFPWSIVIFVGTAIGIVVVLGLMAKRRLAGRDEQVDDGQDAEHQGAGN comes from the coding sequence ATGCGCCTCATCCGACAGCTTCAGGGTGCCCTCCTGGGGGCCGTGATCCTCGCCGCCGCCCTGCTGGGTGCTGCTGCTCCCGCCTCGGCGCACGACGCCGCCGAGTCCACCAGCCCGGCCTCCGGCGCCACCGTGGCGGCGCCGCCGGAGAAGGTGTCGGTCACGTTCAACAAGAACCCGCTGGCGCTGGGTTCGCAGATGCTGGTCAACGATGCCGCCGGCGTCAATTGGGCCGACGGCGCGGTGGAGATCGTGGACAACGTCGCCTCGCAGAAGCTCAAGCCGGGGGCCCCGGCCGGCGCCTACACCGTGGTGTGGCGGGTGGTCAGCTCGGACTCGCACCCGATCGAAGGCAACTTCGCCTTCACAGCCACCACCGGAGCGGCGGGCTCGACGGCGGCTGCCGCGGTTCCCACGATGGGAACCGCCCAGCCCGGCACCACGCCGGCGCCGTCCCTTCCGGCCGATTCCTCCGAGCCCTTCCCCTGGAGCATCGTGATCTTCGTGGGTACGGCCATCGGCATTGTGGTTGTCCTGGGCCTGATGGCCAAGCGCCGCCTCGCCGGCCGTGACGAGCAGGTCGACGACGGCCAGGACGCCGAGCACCAGGGCGCCGGGAACTGA
- a CDS encoding FAD-binding protein — MPMSGGIERTAAVVIGTGLSGLAVASELQRRGVDSIIVDGLDLLGAGHPANTSSLQRCDAADAASLRERNEILRHLRNYATSHKLDVRNNIRALQLDHLDAGIAGPTQQWAVRTPGGVLLADHLVLTRCAHSQLRRMLSELGMAAGQNLMAAMHALGMYLVGVGELITPTPKEVLRQAKVVGQAISAKVYPDGFPAVLPGGYALAAPA, encoded by the coding sequence ATGCCTATGTCCGGGGGGATCGAGCGGACCGCCGCCGTCGTAATCGGCACGGGCCTGTCCGGGCTGGCGGTTGCCAGCGAACTGCAGCGGCGCGGCGTGGACTCCATCATCGTGGACGGACTCGACCTGCTGGGCGCCGGCCATCCGGCCAACACGTCATCGCTGCAACGCTGCGATGCGGCCGACGCCGCGAGCCTGCGGGAACGCAACGAGATCCTCCGGCACCTGCGGAACTACGCCACCAGCCACAAGCTGGATGTGCGGAACAACATCCGTGCCCTCCAGCTGGACCACCTCGACGCCGGCATTGCGGGGCCCACCCAGCAGTGGGCAGTCCGCACGCCGGGCGGCGTCCTGCTGGCGGACCACCTCGTGCTGACCCGCTGCGCCCACAGCCAGCTGCGCCGGATGCTCTCCGAACTGGGCATGGCCGCGGGCCAGAACCTGATGGCCGCCATGCACGCCCTCGGGATGTACCTCGTGGGCGTCGGCGAACTCATCACTCCCACGCCGAAGGAAGTGCTGCGCCAGGCAAAAGTGGTGGGCCAAGCGATCTCCGCCAAGGTCTACCCCGATGGCTTCCCCGCCGTCCTGCCCGGTGGCTATGCCCTCGCCGCGCCGGCCTAG
- a CDS encoding universal stress protein — MGREQVHPDPAGDVPSGSVAPRGIVVGVDGSDHSKCALVWAAREAERRNRPLHIVTAYSVPIFAASGLDGGYATVDDSVIREGAEAILKQAVNKVAGYLIDVDASVENGDASGVLLEMSETAELLVFGTRGRGGFVGRLLGSVSSALPAHAKCPTVTVPLICSDRLGETTDDKHVLAERAKSGHIPVENVVVVGVDGSEQARVAVLEAAAQAERLSAPLRVVCAVPQYNGSLAWVPAPMDRDALFADIRVQLDAGTAWIRSHFPRLKVETQLVDGSPVDVLVEASRHVELVVVGTRGRGGFAGMLLGSTSDGILHHAKGPVMVVPDRDDPRLADRVNFGPILGDS, encoded by the coding sequence ATGGGCCGAGAACAGGTGCATCCGGATCCGGCAGGGGATGTCCCGTCCGGGTCCGTAGCTCCCCGGGGGATCGTGGTCGGCGTTGATGGTTCAGACCACAGCAAATGTGCCCTGGTGTGGGCCGCCCGCGAAGCCGAGCGCCGCAATCGTCCGCTGCACATCGTGACCGCCTATTCCGTTCCGATCTTCGCGGCGTCAGGGCTCGACGGCGGGTACGCCACCGTGGACGACTCGGTGATCCGCGAAGGCGCGGAGGCCATCCTGAAGCAGGCCGTGAACAAGGTCGCCGGGTACCTGATCGACGTCGACGCCTCCGTCGAGAACGGCGATGCCTCCGGTGTTCTGCTGGAAATGTCCGAAACCGCCGAGCTGCTGGTCTTCGGCACCCGGGGCCGGGGCGGCTTCGTTGGGCGGCTGCTCGGCTCCGTCAGCAGCGCCCTCCCCGCGCACGCCAAATGCCCCACAGTCACCGTGCCCCTGATCTGCTCTGACCGGCTGGGCGAAACCACCGACGACAAGCATGTCCTGGCGGAACGGGCGAAGTCCGGGCACATTCCGGTCGAAAACGTTGTGGTGGTGGGGGTCGACGGTTCCGAACAGGCCCGGGTGGCCGTCTTGGAAGCCGCGGCCCAGGCGGAGCGGCTCTCGGCTCCGCTGCGGGTGGTGTGCGCCGTTCCGCAATACAACGGGTCGTTGGCATGGGTTCCCGCACCCATGGACCGTGACGCGCTCTTCGCCGACATCAGGGTCCAGCTCGACGCCGGCACCGCCTGGATCAGGAGCCACTTTCCCCGCCTCAAGGTGGAGACCCAGCTCGTGGACGGCTCGCCCGTGGACGTCCTCGTCGAAGCCAGCCGGCATGTGGAACTGGTGGTTGTCGGCACCCGCGGTCGCGGCGGCTTCGCCGGAATGCTGCTCGGTTCCACCTCGGACGGCATCCTGCACCACGCCAAAGGCCCCGTCATGGTGGTCCCCGACCGGGACGATCCCCGGCTGGCGGACCGGGTCAACTTCGGGCCCATTCTCGGCGATTCGTAG